One Rhizoctonia solani chromosome 1, complete sequence DNA window includes the following coding sequences:
- a CDS encoding Enoyl-(Acyl carrier protein) reductase produces MTTKCNGFSGSENPSQQASSSIGHTSPGILMVTTHDLLNYMHEDWSGDPPAAQRQYWRRPPVARKYLNTQPVSLLATLTAPTAMAPAPSTTPYTSPYNPSTSTFKDNIFDGKVLFCTGGGSGICKGMVEAMMKHGVNAAIVGRKLDRLTSSAKELSSSTARKCIPLQADVRKPEQLRAAVDATISEYGRIDFVICGAAGNFLAPIEAVSENGFRTVMEIDTLGTYHTVKATLPYVREQHGAYIMVSALLHYRGTPWQIHVSAAKAGVDAISQVLAVEEGPRGVRSNVIAPGPIGGTEGMDRLGAKLDDKDKKALGLGVNSDIPLQRMGSIGDVANAAVFLFSDAASWITGQTIGVDGGDLHTNRPALPYPAGILDPSSVQRMIKPRL; encoded by the exons ATGACCACTAAGTGTAACGGTTTCAGCGGCTCGGAGAATCCTTCTCAACAGGCTTCCTCGAGTATCGGCCACACGTCCCCAGGGATATTGATGGTCACGACTCATGACCTTCTCAATTATATGCACGAAGACTGGTCAGGTGACCCTCCAGCCGCTCAGCGCCAGTATTGGCGTAGACCACCGGTTGCTCGGAAGTACTTAAATACCCAGCCGGTCAGCTTGTTAGCTACATTAACCGCACCAACCGCAATGGCCCCCGCACCAAGCACGACCCCGTATACATCGCCTTACAACCCATCTACGTCCACCTTCAAGGATAATATATTCGATGGCAAGGTGTTGTTTTGCACTGGTGGTGGGAGTGGAATATGTAAAGGCATGGTTGAGGCAATG ATGAAGCATGGTGTAAATGCTGCTATAGTAGGCAGAAA ACTAGATCGGCTGACCTCGTCGGCAAAAGAACTGTCCTCTTCAACGGCCCGGAAGTGTATCCCACTTCAAGCTGACGTCCGTAAACCAGAGCAATTGCGCGCTGCTGTCGACGCGACCATATCCGAGTATGGACGCATTGACTTTGTTATTTGTG GTGCTGCTGGTAATTTTTTGGCACCTATCGAAGCTGTTTCGGAAAACGGCTTCCGAACTGTGATGGAAATTGACACT CTGGGTACCTACCACACGGTCAAAGCGACTCTACCTTATGTACGTGAGCAACATGGTGCCTACATTATGGTTTCAGCACTTCTGCATTATCGAGGGACTCCGTGGCAA ATTCACGTGTCAGCAGCAAAGGCGGGTGTGGATGCCATTAGCCAAGTCCTGGCCGTAGAGGAAGGACCACGTGGTGTACGAAGTAATGTAATTGCTCCAG GCCCTATTGGTGGTACCGAAGGGATGGATCGGTTAGGAGCCAAACTCGACGATAAAGACAAAAAAGCCTTAGGGTTGGGAGTTAATTCAGACATCCCGCTGCAAAGGATGGGGAGCATAGGGGATGTTGCAAATGCGGCAGTCTTCCTATTTAGTGACGCCGCGAGCTGGATTACAGGGCAAACTATC GGAGTGGATGGTGGGGATCTCCACACCAATCGCCCCGCACTTCCTTATCCTGCCGGAATCCTCGATCCGTCCTCGGTTCAGCGCATGATTAAGCCGCGACTCTAA
- a CDS encoding flavin-containing monooxygenase/FMO family protein has translation MADTDKVHNVIIIGAGVGGLTAAIKMQVDMGLYDYTIYERASELGGTWWQNDYPGCACDIPIHWYSLSIDPNPNWSCLFASRREIYEYWKHLARKHNIESRIKYNTEFLSAEWNEKKQYYTIKLEDSRTKERREIKAKLVISAIGVFVNPLWPDIPGRESFQGKILHAQMWDHSVKLEGKRVGLIGSGCAGSQILPPISENSSTSVVNFCRTPNWYIPRPQARVPPVIQWIFAHVPFVLKSLRYTLAASCELLYHHYQGNFISVAARKVVEKLMLRRMRSITPAKYHKQLTPNYPFGCKRVVFDPGYFEALNRPNVELESDPITKITPTGIETKSGKEHKLDVIAFATGFDIAGSMTLDVTGINGQTLRDYYEKENGPTGYMGTTIPGFPNWITIFGPNSATGHSSVIYMEEIQMNYAMQLFKPVLEGKLAVSFHVPTRLKSSTNGYSTASKTMFGRAAILGTAKVRSVIYPPVRCLLNFHLGLDGKISSLWPGGNIHIWWSFRKPNWKDYEVVGAKNWYGNSESMKW, from the exons ATGGCAGACACAGATAAAGTGCATAATGTTATTATCATTGGTGCCGG TGTTGGTGGGCTTACCGCAGCCATTAAAATGCAAGTCGATATGGGACTATATGATTATACG ATCTATGAACGGGCCTCAGAGCTAGGAGGAACCTGGTGG CAAAACGACTATCCTGGCTGCGCCTGTGACATACCTATTCATTGGTACTC CCTCTCGATTGACCCCAACCCGAACTGGAGCTGCCTCTTTGCTTCTCGTCGGGAAATCTACGAGTACTGGAAACACCTCGCCAGAAAACACAACATCGAGTCTCGTATCAAATATAATACCGAATTTTTATCCGCAGAGTGGAATGAGAAAAAGCAGTACTATACAATCAAGCTCGAGGACTCTCGGACAAAGGAGCGTAGAGAAATCAAGGCGAAGCTCGTGATTTCCGCCATCGGGGTTTTCGTCAATCCTCTTTGGCCAGATATTCCCGGCAGGGAATCTTTCCAGGGTAAAATTCTGCATGCGCAAATGTGGGATCATAGCGTTAAATTGGAGGGTAAGCGAGTCGGGCTCATCGGGAGCGGGTGTGCCGG CTCTCAAATACTACCTCCGATTTCCGAGAACAGCTCCACTTCGGTAGTAAATTTCTGCAGAACCCCAAATTGGTATATCCCTAGG CCACAAGCACGGGTACCTCCAGTGATACAATGGATATTCGCCCACGTTCCATTCGTATTAAAGTCACTACGCTACACCCTTGCTGCATCG TGTGAACTGCTTTATCACCACTACCAGGGCAACTTCATCTCTGTCGCGGCTCGAAAAGTGGTCGAAAAG CTTATGCTTCGCCGCATGCGAAGCATCACTCCCGCCAAATACCATAAGCAGCTGACCCCTAATTATC CATTTGGTTGCAAACGTGTCGTCTTTGACCCTGGTTATTTCGAGGCCCTGAACAGACCTAATGTGGAATTGGAATCTGATCCTATTACCAAAATAACACCTACAGGCATCGAAACCAAGTCTG GGAAGGAACATAAACTCGACGTTATTGCCTTTGCTACTGGGTTCGACATTGCGGGCTCTATGACTCTTGATGTTACCGGGATCAACGGACAGACTCTCAGAGACTATTATGAGAAGGAAAATGGGCCAACTGGATATATGGGAACGACCATTCCCGGATTCCCGAACTGGATTACGATATTTGGCCCCAACAGCGCAACTG GCCATTCTTCCGTCATATACATGGAGGAGATCCAG ATGAATTACGCCATGCAACTGTTCAAACCTGTATTAGAAGGAAAATTAGCAGTGTCGTTCCACGTGCCGACTCGACTCAAAAGTTCAACCAATGGTTACAGTACAGCCTCAAAGACCATGTTTGGCCGAGCTGCCATTCTTGGTACCGCAAAGGTTCGTTCCGTCATTTATCCCCCGGTCCGCTGTCTATTGAACTTCCATCTAGGGCTCGACGGAAAAATCTCGAGCTTGTGGCCGGGTGGGAATATACATATATGGTGGTCGTTCCGTAAGCCCAACTGGAAAGACTATGAAGTAGTTGGAGCAAAGAATTGGTACGGAAACAGCGAATCTATGAAGTGGTGA
- a CDS encoding SH3 domain-containing protein, whose amino-acid sequence MANYKEVTVDQLPSEPANSLLLQPQPTSPFPSPSSSFVPPPAQEPHEFANKVRENNHFLIYSKFIIDPSDTTRIAAAKQPRSAVHSRRNSSEDRQLLSSPSHDSNSQPLAPDQALPTPSLKRFSVESNNSLSSSRPAPASPALSRHSSLLHAGSAKRLSTLSIVSTSTPPPITGVANRRMSIKIRDFAFLPADERHFGRSSRNRDSVASSTGSEVFYGSLGPGSPSSSSSGCQSPGEEEEPIFVPGIYRALYPFEPEGTAEMALVEDQRIHVLGRGGGVGWVVVLKPDGEHALVPEGYLELVKADLEEDDDDESVGTTEPPQTPRALP is encoded by the exons ATGGCCAACTACAAAGAAGTAACAGTAGATCAACTCCCCTCGGAGCCAG CAAACTCACTACTGCTTCAGCCCCAACCGACATCACCATTTCCCAGCCCTTCCTCCTCATTCGTTCCTCCGCCggctcaggagccacatgaATTCGCGAACAAGGTGCGAGAAAATAATCATTTTTTAATCTACTCGAAATTTATTATAGATCCATCAGACACGACACGGATTGCAGCTGCTAAACAACCTCGTAGCGCGGTTCACTCGCGACGTAACTCGAGCGAGGACAGACAGCTACTATCTTCTCCATCGCATGACTCTAATTCCCAACCCCTTGCTCCTGACCAAGCACTCCCTACTCCCTCTTTGAAACGATTCTCAGTCGAGTCCAACAATTCGTTATCAAGCTCTCGACCGGCACCAGCATCACCGGCACTGAGCCGGCATTCATCTCTCTTGCACGCTGGCTCGGCAAAGCGTCTCTCCACGCTGTCCATAGTCTCCACTTCGACACCACCTCCAATTACCGGAGTTGCCAATCGTCGAATGTCGATCAAAATAAGAGATTTTGCCTTTCTTCCCGCCGATGAACGTCATTTCGGCCGATCTTCACGAAACCGAGACAGTGTAGCTAGTTCCACTGGCTCCGAGGTGTTCTATGGCAGTCTAGGGCCAGGTTCTCCTTCGTCATCTTCATCTGGGTGCCAATCAcctggagaagaagaagagcctATTTTTGTTCCTGGGATATATCGTGCGCTGTATCCCTTCGAGCCTGAAGGAACCGCGGAAATGGCTTTGGTCGAGGACCAACGGATCCATGTCCTCGGACGAGGCGGAGGTGTGGGGTGGGTGGTAGTTCTCAAACCAGATGGCGAACACGCATTAGTCCCGGAAGGTTACTTGGAGCTCGTCAAGGCGGATCTCGAAGaggacgacgatgacgagaGCGTAGGCACTACGGAACCACCCCAGACTCCGAGAGCTTTGCCCTAG
- a CDS encoding alpha/beta hydrolase family protein: MSGNSPTSTDIPQTLLDRLVPDYRAFVEAQPPATRVPFHTIEWSPEYRQIISSAPPPDLGQAAPVAVGSTRTFDLGKFKVLVLTPMSERPSEGWPVLLFIHGGGYLLGNAETGISFFSRACVEAECVVVSVDYRLAPEHPYPAAIDDCWNAFEWLRGTGKEELGLDISRVAVAGVSSGGTLSAVIAQRASLASPRIPLVLQILIVPGTDMTFTVDDKSKWTPSMLEYQNVWALRALDMLWLRDHYLPNVEDRAKPDASPLLQEDDKAYEGLAPALVIVTEFDILKSEGIMYAEKMRERGVTVTLKEVKGLSHLGLSADHVCEISRAVRAEEIDYLKKAFSK, translated from the exons ATGTCTGGAAACTCCCCAACCTCGACGGATATTCCTCAAACTCTGCTTGATCGTCTTGTCCCCGATTATCGTGCATTTGTCGAAGCCCAACCGCCCGCCACGCGCGTCCCCTTTCATACAATCGAATGGTCTCCCGAATATCGTCAAATAATATCGTCTGCTCCCCCGCCTGATCTAGGCCAAGCTGCTCCTGTTGCAGTCGGCTCCACTCGCACATTTGACCTTGGCAAATTCAAGGTCCTCGTTTTGACTCCAATGAGCGAACGACCAAGTGAGGGATGGCCGGTCTTGCTATTCATTCACGGAGGGGGGTATCTGTTGGGAAATGCCGAGACAGGAATTTCCTTCTTTTCAAGGGCGTGCGTTG AGGCCGAATGCGTGGTTGTTTCAGTTGACTATAGGCTAGCGCCGGAACATCCGTACCCAGCAGCGATTGATGATTGTTGGAATGCATTCGAATGGTTGCGTGGGACAGGCAAGGAAGAACTCGGGTTGGATATTTCGCGCGTGGCTGTGGCCGGAGTGTCGTC GGGGGGAACGCTATCGGCCGTTATTGCACAACGTGCATCGCTCGCTTCTCCGCGTATCCCCCTGGTTCTTCAAATTTTGATTGTCCCAGGAACCGATATGACCTTTACAGTAGATGATAAATCGAAGTGGACACCGTCGATGCTCGAGTATCAGAATGTATGGGCACTCCGTGCGTTGGATATGCTCTGGCTACGCGACCATTATCTTCCGAATGTTGAAGATCGTGCCAAACCTGACGCATCTCCGCTCCTCCAAGAAGACGACAAGGCATACGAAGGCCTCGCGCCTGCGTTGGTTATTGTTACGGAATTCGATATCTTGAAAAGTGAGGGTATAATGTACGCTGAAAAGATGAGAGAGCGTGGGGTGACTGTTACTTTGAAAGAAGTCAAAG GTCTAAGTCACCTTGGGCTTTCTGCGGACCAT GTGTGCGAGATTTCGCGCGCTGTGCGGGCAGAAGAGATCGACTATCTAAAGAAGGCTTTCAGCAAGTAA
- a CDS encoding Multicopper oxidase, whose translation MQLRSIPLLIAGALLPVTHAALRQHTLELTYSTNNADGTIRESWLINGQTPGPHLVWDEGDDISVKVINKGHEPVTMHWHGIEQVGSLWSDGVPGLTQWPIPVQGDFVYNFTVKQAGFHWYHSHYKMQLDDGLKGTIYIRPRPNKPKPFSQISTNAAVLEKLKQAENNALLLNVYDYKHYTSEHWMAEWERTDIEQLCIDNLLTNGKGPVICPDMNELNAVANAQQKPLTKKGCMQPSSKLMYPYPGSKPDIVEPAMWTECTNSNTTFEVFSAKQSDGWVAFNLLNSGALWDLRVSIDSHKLYFFAADGHYTKIQTATSLLIPVGERYQFFVKLDQTPGDYRIRAAAVVLPQLITGFSILRYSDKTGTGLVQAKTLPPAKKPWIDYAGNLINGGTDLVMANLAPFPDLPPPQGNADVTIPLNVTRTGEFGWVLNGKSWVPPPDNFTPLLFQPSQFASLDKYTYFSYKNGSVVDLIFTVTAGNPAIHPPHPMHKHGVKAWLLGSGDGVFPYASIKAAVDAGYKGINMKNPPYRDDFVTPVAITGQSWVAVRFRAVDPGPIALHCHIDAHLATGMVIVLLEGPEKLTSNYVPSYYLTKNKP comes from the exons ATGCAGCTTCGATCCATTCCTCTCCTCATCGCAGGAGCTCTGCTTCCTGTGACTCACGCTGCCCTTCGCCAGCATACTCTCGAG CTCACCTATAGCACAAACAACGCCGATGGCACCATCCGCGAGTCCTGGCTCATCAACGGCCAGACTCCGGGTCCTCATCTGGTCTGGGACGAGGGCGACGACATCTCCGTCAAGGTCATCAACAAAGGTCATGAGCCTGTCACCATGCACTGGCACGG TATTGAGCAAGTTGGCTCTCTGTGGTCCGATGGAGTTCCAGGACTCACCCAGTGGCCGATCCCGGTCCAGGGCGACTTTGTCTACAACTTTACCGTCAAGCAAGCTGGCTTCCACT GGTACCACTCTCACTAC AAAATGCAACTCGACGACGGTCTCAAAGGCACGATCTACATTCGCCCGAGACCCAACAAGCCCAAGCCTTTCAGCCAGATCTCGACTAATGCGGCTGTGCTCGAGAAGCTCAAGCAGGCCGAGAACAACGCCCTTCTGCTCAACGT ATACGACTACAAGCACTACACCTCGGAACACTGGATGGCAGAGTGGGAGCGCACGGACATCGAGCAGCTCTGCATCGACAACCTTCTGA CCAACGGAAAGGGACCTGTGATATGCCCGGACATGAACGAGCTCAACGCCGTCGCCAATGCTCAGCAGAAGCCGCTGACCAAGAAAGGATGC ATGCAACCCAGCAGCAAGCTGATGTACCCGTACCCTGGATCCAAG cctGACATAGTCGAGCCTGCGATGTGGACAGAGTGCACAAACTCGAACACAACCTTCGAGGTGTTCTCTGCCAAGCAGTCCGACGGATGGGTCGCCTTCAACCTTCTT AACAGCGGTGCGCTGTGGGACTTACGTGTCTCCATCGACTCCCACAAGCTCTACTTCT TCGCTGCTGACGGTCACTACACCAAGATCCAGACAGCAACATCCCTCCTCATCCCTGTCGGCGAGCGCTACCAGTTCTTCGTCAAGCTCGACCAGACCCCCGGCGACTACCGCATCCGCGCTGCTGCTGTCGTTCTTCCTCAGCTCATCACAGGCTTCTCCATCCTTCGCTACTCTGACAAGACCGGCACTGGGCTTGTGCAGGCAAAGACTCTGCCCCCGGCCAAGAAGCCT TGGATCGACTATGCTGGCAACCTCATCAACGGCGGAACTGACCTTGTCATGGCCAACCTCGCTCCGTTCCCTGACTTACCACCTCCTCAAGGCAACGCTGATGTCACCATCCCGCTGAACGTCACCCGCACCGGCGAGTTCGGATGGGTGCTCAACG GCAAGTCGTGGGTGCCGCCTCCGGACAACTTCACCCCTCTGCTGTTCCAGCCCAGCCAGTTTGCATCGCTCGACAAGTACACATACTTCTCGTACAAGAACGGATCGGTCGTCGACCTGATCTTCACCGTCACTGCCGGCAACCCTGCGATACACCCTCCTCACCCGATGCACAAGCACGGTGTCAAGGCGTGGCTGCTCGGCTCGGGTGACGGTGTGTTCCCTTATGCGAGCATCAAGGCCGCTGTGGATGCAGGATACAAGGGTATCAACATGAAGAACCCGCCGTACAGGGATGACTTTGTTACT CCCGTCGCAATCACTGGACAGTCGTGGGTCGCTGTCCGTTTCCGTGCTGTTGACCCTGGTCCAATTGCGCTGCACTGCCATATCGATGCTCACTTGGCTACGGGAATGGTCATTG TTCTGCTGGAGGGACCTGAGAAGCTTACGAGCAACTATGTTCCAAGCTACTACCTGACAAAGAACAAGCCTTGA
- a CDS encoding intradiol ring-cleavage dioxygenase: MLPKTLSVVALGLTAVAGIVSAHPGEAHSLPRAELGRRQLEANKRHLQARNCASQIAEFNAKRKAKRALAKRSNEPASLNGRHFRRQGQYGQGQPGHGQGWGYLGGPGGHGNGHGQPSGQGPSSFTRSASSAPSSIATSADATITATASESTVIATGISTSTDVATSTASANSPTYSTIQNSTCVTAPEVTEGPYYVNNEYLRQDISEDQDGVPLVLDIGVIDVTTCQPLDQALVEIWHCNATGQYSGFTSAQLDLPSGGNGTAPGGNSTAPVNGTAPTGTESAGAAPTGGAGGGGMGSTSMTDQLTFLRGGWATNSEGMVEFKSIYPGYYTGRTVHIHTMVQTNYSVATNGSIISHAGSLHHIGQLFFEDDLNNKIVTQGAYANTTQSRTYNTEDNILDSENADGYNAIASTELLGETETDGILAYITIGVDPTFVGSITSTNYVTAELEEPTTSTTAAPETTA, encoded by the exons ATGTTGCCCAAAACCTTGAGCGTCGTTGCCCTCGGCCTTACCGCCGTTGCAGGCATTGTTTCTG CCCACCCTGGAGAGGCTCACTCGCTACCTCGCGCCGAGCTCGGCCGCCGCCAACTTGAAGCTAACAAGCGTCATTTGCAGGCCCGCAACTGCGCGTCCCAGATTGCTGAGTTCAATGCCAAACGCAAG GCCAAGCGTGCACTAGCTAAGCGTAGCAATGAGCCTGCGTCGCTCAACGGCCGTCACTTCCGCCGTCAGGGCCAGTACGGTCAAGGTCAACCTGGTCATGGCCAGGGCTGGGGATACCTCGGCGGCCCTGGAGGTCACGGAAATGGACATGGACAGCCTAGTGGGCAAGGTCCTTCAAGCTTTACTCGTAGCGCTTCCAGTGCCCCTAGTAGCATCGCAACTTCCGCTGATGCCACAATCACTGCTACCGCGAGTGAGTCGACGGTGATTGCGACCGGCATTTCAACCAGCACAGATGTCGCAACTTCGACGGCTAGTGCCAACAGCCCCACTTACTCGACCATCCAGAAC TCCACCTGCGTGACTGCACCAGAGGTCACCGAGGGGCCATACTACGTGAACAACGAGTACCTTCGCCAGGATATCAGCGAAGACCAAGACGGCGTGCCGCTTGTGCTCGATATTGGAGTGATCGACGTGACCACCTGCCAGCCGCTTGACCAAGCACTAGTAGAGATCTGGCACTGCAAT GCTACCGGTCAATACTCGGGCTTCACCAGCGCACAATTGGATCTTCCGAGTGGTGGGAATGGCACCGCGCCTGGTGGTAACAGCACTGCACCAGTCAACGGAACAGCACCTACTGGTACTGAGTCAGCAGGCGCAGCACCGACTGGCGGAGCTGGAGGCGGAGGAATGGGCTCGACCAGCATGACTGATCAAC TTACTTTCCTGCGCGGCGGATGGGCTACTAACTCGGAGGGCATGGTCGAGTTCAAGAGCATATACCCTGGATACT ACACCGGACGTACTGTGCATATCCACACGATGGTCCAGACTAACTACTCAGTTGCTACTAACGGCTCAATCATTAGCCACGCTGGTAGCTTGCACCATATTGGTCAGCTCTTCTTCGAAGACGATCTCAACAACAAGATTGTTACCCAGGGAGCATATGCGAACACGACACAGAGCCGCACTTATAACACTGAGGACAACATTCTGGATAGCGAGAACGCAGACGGGTACAATGCCATTGCTAGCACGGAGCTACTCGGAGAGACCGAGACCGATGGTATTTTGGCATATATCA CTATTGGCGTTGATCCCACATTTGTTGGCTCGATTACCTCGACTAACTATGTGACTGCAGAACTAGAGGAACCCACCACTTCTACCACTGCTGCTCCTGAAACCACAGCCTAA
- a CDS encoding cellobiose dehydrogenase gives MRICTNLVLDAVRMEELGAAFGGLGVSAGPPKAATVGIEGLRWQRTAVSTSPSKDALRTTTDISPDGNASMMIYYLNHSPALSGLPSHAAPAKIVAAQLSPIIVYTANHRINVVSPSSFLLMSGLVPFPSHQKFDSDKMKFLSAFVGTILLILAAAEYATAAIGGTFCSTPKLMCVTATQVGSNTIYNLSTTVSRENFGWMAVGFGDRMVGTPAVVVWPNSDDTITLAQRKATAHASPPIDPAPPRTATLREDLSTLTGTPSSVVFYAKLWERNGNNGFCLWHFKS, from the exons ATGCGTATCTGTACAAACCTGGTTCTCGACGCGGTACGAATGGAGGAACTCGGGGCCGCCTTTGGCGGCCTAGGGGTGTCGGCCGGGCCACCCAAGGCTGCGACCGTCGGGATCGAAGGCCTGAGGTGGCAGAGAACTGC GGTCTCTACATCTCCTTCGAAGGATGCCCTCCGAACGACAACCGACATTTCCCCCGATGGAAATGCATCAATGATGATTTACTATCTGAATCATAGCCCTGCATTATCAG GACTTCCCAGCCATGCTGCACCGGCCAAAATAGTAGCTGCCCAGTTATCACCAATAATTGTGTATACTGCCAATCACCGAATCAACGTAGTCTCACCCTCGTCCTTCTTGCTTAT GTCTGGGCTAGTACCATTCCCATCTCACCAAAAATTCGACTCCGATAAAATGAAGTTTCTTTCGGCATTTGTCGGAACGATCCTTCTTATCCTTGCAGCTGCCGAGTATGCAACAGCGGCTATTGGCGGAACTTTCTGCTCGACTCCAAAG CTTATGTGCGTTACAGCAACCCAGGTTGGCTCTAATACCATTT ACAACCTCTCGACTACGGTATCACGTGAAAACTTTGGATGGATGGCAGT GGGTTTCGGAGACCGTATGGTTGGTACACCAGCAGTAGTAGTGTGGCCTAACAGCGATGACACAATTACACTGGCCCAA CGGAAAGCAACAG CACATGCCTCTCCCCCTATTGATCCAGCCCCACCCCGGACAGCGACTCTACGAGAAGATTTGAGTACACTGACCGGTACGCCATCCTCGGTTGTTTTCTATGCCA AGCTCTGGGAACGCAACGGAAACAATGGTTTTTGCCTTTGGCACTTCAAATCCTAG